The DNA region CCGGTGGTGCGGTCGCCGTCGGCGGCCGCGATCGCCACAGCATGATCTATTTCGGCCAGAGCCGGAACGGCCTGGCGCTCGGCGTGCAACTCGACGTCGGCTCGCGGGTGCCGATCGCAACCACCGCGATGGGCCGTGCCTATATTTGGGCATTGCCGCCGGACGATCGAGCCGCTTTATTACGCGAGTTGCGCGATCACTATGGAAGCCGCTGGACCAAGATGCGCGACGGCATCGAGCGCTCCGGCGAGACGGTGGCGAAGTACGGCTTCACGATGTCCGCCGGCGATTGGCAGGACGACGTCGCCGCCGTCGGCGTTGCATTGACGTTGAATGACGGAACCGGTCCTTACGCCTTCAATTGCGGCGCACCGGCATTCCGCTTCACGGAAGACCGATTGCTGAACGACATTGGACCTCGCCTTGTCGCGATGGTAAGGAACATCGAACAGGCGCTCGGTGGGATGGCGCCGCAATTCAAAAAAGAAGACCGCAAGAAGTCCAGAGTAGGAGGGAAAGTTGCACGTTTGTCCGAGGGGATCAGATAGCCTCCATCGCGACCCGCGAAGCACGTCGCAAGGTCGCTCGCACCGCTCGAAGACGGCGGGCGAGACGAGATGACGCAGGCACAGCTCGCGCAGGGGAGCGATCCTCTGCTCGCGGTTCGCGACGTCAGCGTCGTGTTCGGCGGCATCATCGCGCTGAACGGCGTGTCTTTTGACATGCGCCATGGCCAGATCCTCGGCCTGATCGGACCGAACGGCGCCGGCAAGACCACGCTGTTCAACTGCCTGTCACGGCTCTACCAGCCTTCGTCGGGCGACATCCTGATGGACGGCAAGAGCATCCTGACGCGCCCGCCGCACCGCATCGCCGAGATCGGCATCGGCCGCACCTTCCAGAACGTCGCGCTGTTTCCCAACCTGTCGGTGATCGACAATGTGCGGGTCGGCGCCCATGCCCGCACCTCGAGCGACATCGTCAGCGACTCGCTGCGTCTCGCCTGGGTCCGCCGCGGCGAAGCCGACATGAACAGGAAGGTGCACGAGATCCTCGGCTATCTCGACCTCGAGGACGTCGCCCACACCGTGGTGTCGGGCCTGCCGTTCGGCACCCAGAAGCGCGTCGAGCTGGCGCGCGCTTTGGCCGCAGATCCGAAGATCCTGCTGCTCGACGAGCCGGCCGGCGGCCTCAATCATGAGGAAGTCCACGTGCTCGGCGACCTCATCCGCAAAATCCGCGACGACCGCAGAATCACCGTGCTGCTGGTCGAGCATCACATGGGCCTCGTGATGTCGATCGCCGACCACGTCGTCGCGCTCAATTTCGGCCGCAAGCTCGCCGAGGGCACGCCGGCCCAGATCCAGGCCGACCCGGATGTCATCAAGGCCTATCTGGGGAGCAAGGACCAATGACCGCGATGCTCAACGTCAAGGACCTGCGCGCCTATTACGGTCAGGTCCAGGCCCTGCACGGCCTCAACTTCTCGCTCAACGAGGGATCGCTGACCACGCTGCTCGGCGCCAACGGCGCCGGCAAGACCACGACCTTGCGGGCGATCTGCAACATGGTGCGCTCGACCGGGTCGATCGAGTTCGAGGGCAAGCCGATCGGCACCCGCTCCACCGAGAACGTGGTCCGCCTCGGCATCGCCCACGTGCCGCAGGGCCGCGGCACCTTCACCACCATGACGGTGGAGGAAAACCTGCAGCTCGGCGCCATCACCCGCAGCGACAAGAAGGCCATCGTCGACGACATCGAGCGGATGTATACGCACTTCCCGAAGCTGAAGGAGCGCTATTCGCAGCAGGCCGGCACGTTGTCGGGCGGCGAGCAGCAGATGCTCGCGGTGGCGCGCGCGCTGATGCTGCGGCCGCGGCTGATGCTGCTCGACGAGCCGTCGTTCGGACTGGCGCCGCTGATCGTGCGCGACCTGTTCGGCATCCTCGGCAAGATCAACCGCGAGGAAAAGGTGACCATCCTGGTGGTCGAGCAGAATGCGCAGCTCGCGCTCGAGCTCGCCGACCAGGCCCATGTGATCGAAACCGGACGGATCGTGATGTCGGGCGACGCCAAGGACATCGCGACCAACGAAGACGTCCGCAAATCCTATCTCGGCTATTGAGGGAGCAGGCCATGGAGCTTTTTGCCAACCAGGTCCTGGCCGGCATCGCCACCGGCGCGATCTACGCCTGCATGGCGCTGGCCGTGGTCATGATCTACCAGGCGATCGACCATCTGAATTTCGCCCAGGGCGAAATGGCGATGTTCTCGACCTTCATTTCCTGGCAGCTGATGCAATGGGGCGTGCCGTATTGGGGCGCCTTCGTGCTCACGGTCGCGTTCTCGTTCCTCGCCGGCATCGCGATCGAGCGGCTGCTGTTCAAGCCGCTGGCGAAGGCGCCGATCCTGACCAACGTCGCCGGCTTCATCGCGCTGTACGCGATCATCAACTCGGTCGCCGGCCTGATCTGGGACTTCACCATCAAGCAGTATCCGACGCCGTTCGGCTCCTCGCCGTTCCTCGGCAGCCAGCTGATCTCGACCCACCAGGCCGGCATGATCGGCGTCACCATCCTGCTGCTGATCCTGCTGTTCTTCTTCTTCCGCTTCACGCGGGTCGGTCTCGCGATGCGGGCGGCCGCCGCGCTGCCTGAATCGGCGCGGCTGGTCGGCATCAACACGTCGTGGATGATCGCGCTCGGCTGGGGCATGGCGGCGGCGATCGGCTCGATCGCGGGCATGCTGATCGCGCCGGTCGTGTTCCTGGAGCCCAACATGATGCTGGGCGTCTTGATCTACGGTTTCGCCTCGGCGGTGCTGGGCGGACTGAGCTCGCCGTTCGGCGCCGTGGTCGGCGGCTTCCTGGTCGGCATCTTCGAGAACCTGGTCGGCACCTACATCCCCGGCGTCGGCAATGAGCTGAAACTTCCGATCGCGCTTGCGCTGATCATCGTCGTCCTGGTCGTCAAACCGGCAGGCCTGTTCGGCCGCGCCATCGTCAAGCGAGTTTGATCATGAGCGCCGTTGAAGACGTCGTCACAGAAGCCCCGGCCGTCGAGGCCGTTCCGAAGCGCGCCATGACGCTGGGCCACGGCACCTCGCTGGTGGTGCTGGTCGCGCTCATCGTCATCCCGCTGCTGGTCAAGAACTTCATCGTCTTCCAGCTGACGATGCTCCTGATCTACGCGCTGGCAGTGATGGCGCTGAACATCCTGACCGGCGGAAGCGGCCAGTTCTCGCTCGGCCAGAGCGCGTTCTACGCGGTCGGCGCCTATACCTCGGCGATCCTGATGGAGCATGCGGGCATGAACTATGCCCTGACGCTGCCGATCGCCGGCGTCGTCTGCTTCGCCTTCGGCTTCCTGTTCGGCCAGCCGGCGCTGCGACTGAGCGGCGTCTACCTGGCGCTCGCGACCTTCGCGCTCGCCACCGCGATGCCGCAGCTCCTGAAACTCGGCTATTTCGAATACTGGACCGGCGGCGTGCAGGGCCTGGTCGTGACCAAGCCGGATGCGCCCGAGTTCCTGCAGACCGTGGCGTCATGGTTCGGCAAGACCATCTCGCAGGACATCTGGCTCTATTACTTCACGCTGGTGGTCTCGATCGCGATCTACGCCGCCTCGGTGAACCTGTTGCGCTCGCGTTCGGGCCGCGCCTTCATGGCGATCCGCGACAACGAGATCGCGGCCTCCGCGATGGGTGTCGACGTCGCGCTGTACAAGACGCTGGCGTTCGGCGTCTCGGCCGGCATCACCGGCGTCGCCGGCGGTCTCGGCGCCATCGCCGTGCAGTTCGTGGCACCCGACGGCTACACCATCCAGCTCGCGATCTCGCTGTTCCTCGGCATGGTGGTCGGCGGCGTCGGCTGGCTGCCCGGCTCGATCGTCGGCAGCGCGTTCATCATCTTCGTGCCCAACATCGCCGAGAGCGTTTCCAAGGGCCTGTCCGGCGCGGTGTTCGGCGTGCTGCTGTTCCTCGTCATCTTCCTCGTGCCGCACGGCGCCAGGCAGGTCGCGATCATTGCCCAGCAATTGGTCGCCAAGCTCAAGAAGAGCTAGCAATCTGCAAGTTGAGAAAACCAGGAGACATTATGCGTTCCACCCTTCGGATCGCCGCGATTTCCGCGGCGATCGTCGCTGTTGCTGCGACATCCACGGCCGCGTTCGCCCAGAAGAAATACGACACCGGCGCGTCCGATAGCGAGATCAAGATCGGCAACATCATGCCCTACTCGGGACCGGCATCCGCCTACGGCGTGATCGGCAAGACCGAGGAAGCCTATTTCAAGATGATCAACGATCAGGGCGGCATCAACGGCCGCAAGATCACGTTCGTCACCTACGACGACGCCTATTCGCCGCCGAAGGCCGTGGAGCAGGTGCGCAAGCTGGTCGAGAGCGACGAAGTGCTCGCCGTGTTCAACCCGCTCGGCACGCCGTCGAACACCGCGATCCAGAAATATCTCAACGCCAAGAAGGTGCCGCAGCTGTTCGTCGCCACCGGCGCCACCAAGTGGAACGACGCGAAGAATTTCCCATGGACCATCGGCTGGCAGCCGAGCTACCAGAGCGAGGCGCAGATCTACGCCAAATGGCTGATGAAGGAGAAGCCCGACGCCAAGGTCGCGATCCTCTACCAGAACGACGATTTCGGCAAAGACTACCTCAAGGGCACCAAGGACGGCTTCGGCGCCAAGGCCGCCTCCAGCATCATCATGGAGGAGAGCTACGAAGTGTCCGAGCCGTCGATCGACGGCCATATCGTCAAGATCAAGGCCGCCAACCCCGACGTGTTCCTGATCTACGCGACGCCGAAATTCGCCGCGCAGGCCATCAAGAAGACGGGCGAGCTCGGCTGGAAGCCGTTGCAGATCGTCACCAACGTCTCGATCTCGGTCGGCAGCGTGATGCAGCCGGCCGGCTTCGAGAATGCCCAGGGCCTGCTCTCGGCCGCCTATGCCAAGGACGGCACCGACCCGCAATGGGGCAATGATCCCGGCATGAAGAAGTGGTCCGCGTTCGTCGACAAGTACATGCCGGGCGCCGACAAGACCGACAGCGGCGTCGTCTATGGCTACGGCGCGGCGCAGACGCTGGCCAAGGTGCTCGAGACGTGCGGCGACGACCTTACCCGCGCCAACGTCATGAAGCAGGCGGCGAGCCTGAAGGATTTTGTGCCCGACACATTGCTGCCCGGCGTGAAGATCAACACCTCGGCCACCGACTTCGCCCCGATCGCGCAGCTCCAGATGCAGCGTTTCAAGGGCCAGAAATGGGAGCTGTTCGGCGAGATCATTTCGGGCGACGTCGCCGCCGAATAACGCTGCACCGCGGAAACAAAACGATACGCCCCCGCGATATCAGTCGCGGGGGCTTTTTGTTGACGGCAGGTGCCCGTGGTGTTGAATGCATCGACCAAAAACACGAGGTGGGGAAACCATGACTGCAGGACGCCTGTCGCTGGTGCTCTCGGCGCTCGCGCTGATCGTGACACACTGCAATGTCGCGATGGCGCAGAAGGCCTACGACACCGGAGCCAGCGACGCCGAGATCAAGATCGGCAACATCATGCCCTACAGCGGCCCCGCCTCGGCCTATGGCACGATCGGCAGGACCGAGGCGGCCTATTTCAAGATGATCAACGCCCAGGGCGGCATCAACGGCCGCAAGATCAGCTTCATCTCCTACGACGACGGCTACTCGCCGGCGAAGACGGTGGAGCAGGCGCGCAAGCTGGTCGAGAGCGACGGGGTGCTGCTGATCTTCAATTCGCTGGGCACCGCGACCAACGCCGCGATCCGCAAATACATGAACGAGAAGCAGGTGCCGCAGCTGTTCGTCGCCTCCGGTGCCTCGAAATGGAACGACCCGAAGGACTATCCGTGGACGATGGGCTGGCAGCCGTCCTACCAGGACGAGGCGCGGGTCTACGCAAAATACATCATGAAGCAAAAGCCGGACGCCAAGGTCGCCGTGCTCTACCAGAACGACGATTTCGGCAAGGATTATCTCAAGGGGCTGAAGGACGCCTTCGGCGACAAGGCATCGATGATCATCGCCGAGGAAGCCTATGAAACCTCGGAGCCCACGATCGACAGTCGCATCGTCAAGCTGAAGGCCGCGGGCGCCGACACCCTGATCAGCATCACGACGCCGAAATTCGCGGCACAGGCGATCAAGAAGGCAGCGGAGATCGCCTGGACGCCGCTGCACATCCTTTCCAACGTCTCGGCCTCCCTGGGCGGCGTGATGCAG from Bradyrhizobium genosp. L includes:
- a CDS encoding IclR family transcriptional regulator, which encodes MKRSGKKAATDRNFVVALSRGLDVLRAFQPNDGLLGNQEIAARTRLPKPTISRLTYTLTKLGYLTPVPKFEKYQLAPSAMALGYAALANLGVRHLSEPYREEVMRATGGAVAVGGRDRHSMIYFGQSRNGLALGVQLDVGSRVPIATTAMGRAYIWALPPDDRAALLRELRDHYGSRWTKMRDGIERSGETVAKYGFTMSAGDWQDDVAAVGVALTLNDGTGPYAFNCGAPAFRFTEDRLLNDIGPRLVAMVRNIEQALGGMAPQFKKEDRKKSRVGGKVARLSEGIR
- a CDS encoding ABC transporter ATP-binding protein; translation: MTQAQLAQGSDPLLAVRDVSVVFGGIIALNGVSFDMRHGQILGLIGPNGAGKTTLFNCLSRLYQPSSGDILMDGKSILTRPPHRIAEIGIGRTFQNVALFPNLSVIDNVRVGAHARTSSDIVSDSLRLAWVRRGEADMNRKVHEILGYLDLEDVAHTVVSGLPFGTQKRVELARALAADPKILLLDEPAGGLNHEEVHVLGDLIRKIRDDRRITVLLVEHHMGLVMSIADHVVALNFGRKLAEGTPAQIQADPDVIKAYLGSKDQ
- a CDS encoding ABC transporter ATP-binding protein, whose amino-acid sequence is MTAMLNVKDLRAYYGQVQALHGLNFSLNEGSLTTLLGANGAGKTTTLRAICNMVRSTGSIEFEGKPIGTRSTENVVRLGIAHVPQGRGTFTTMTVEENLQLGAITRSDKKAIVDDIERMYTHFPKLKERYSQQAGTLSGGEQQMLAVARALMLRPRLMLLDEPSFGLAPLIVRDLFGILGKINREEKVTILVVEQNAQLALELADQAHVIETGRIVMSGDAKDIATNEDVRKSYLGY
- a CDS encoding branched-chain amino acid ABC transporter permease codes for the protein MELFANQVLAGIATGAIYACMALAVVMIYQAIDHLNFAQGEMAMFSTFISWQLMQWGVPYWGAFVLTVAFSFLAGIAIERLLFKPLAKAPILTNVAGFIALYAIINSVAGLIWDFTIKQYPTPFGSSPFLGSQLISTHQAGMIGVTILLLILLFFFFRFTRVGLAMRAAAALPESARLVGINTSWMIALGWGMAAAIGSIAGMLIAPVVFLEPNMMLGVLIYGFASAVLGGLSSPFGAVVGGFLVGIFENLVGTYIPGVGNELKLPIALALIIVVLVVKPAGLFGRAIVKRV
- a CDS encoding branched-chain amino acid ABC transporter permease, with translation MSAVEDVVTEAPAVEAVPKRAMTLGHGTSLVVLVALIVIPLLVKNFIVFQLTMLLIYALAVMALNILTGGSGQFSLGQSAFYAVGAYTSAILMEHAGMNYALTLPIAGVVCFAFGFLFGQPALRLSGVYLALATFALATAMPQLLKLGYFEYWTGGVQGLVVTKPDAPEFLQTVASWFGKTISQDIWLYYFTLVVSIAIYAASVNLLRSRSGRAFMAIRDNEIAASAMGVDVALYKTLAFGVSAGITGVAGGLGAIAVQFVAPDGYTIQLAISLFLGMVVGGVGWLPGSIVGSAFIIFVPNIAESVSKGLSGAVFGVLLFLVIFLVPHGARQVAIIAQQLVAKLKKS
- a CDS encoding ABC transporter substrate-binding protein is translated as MRSTLRIAAISAAIVAVAATSTAAFAQKKYDTGASDSEIKIGNIMPYSGPASAYGVIGKTEEAYFKMINDQGGINGRKITFVTYDDAYSPPKAVEQVRKLVESDEVLAVFNPLGTPSNTAIQKYLNAKKVPQLFVATGATKWNDAKNFPWTIGWQPSYQSEAQIYAKWLMKEKPDAKVAILYQNDDFGKDYLKGTKDGFGAKAASSIIMEESYEVSEPSIDGHIVKIKAANPDVFLIYATPKFAAQAIKKTGELGWKPLQIVTNVSISVGSVMQPAGFENAQGLLSAAYAKDGTDPQWGNDPGMKKWSAFVDKYMPGADKTDSGVVYGYGAAQTLAKVLETCGDDLTRANVMKQAASLKDFVPDTLLPGVKINTSATDFAPIAQLQMQRFKGQKWELFGEIISGDVAAE
- a CDS encoding ABC transporter substrate-binding protein; amino-acid sequence: MTAGRLSLVLSALALIVTHCNVAMAQKAYDTGASDAEIKIGNIMPYSGPASAYGTIGRTEAAYFKMINAQGGINGRKISFISYDDGYSPAKTVEQARKLVESDGVLLIFNSLGTATNAAIRKYMNEKQVPQLFVASGASKWNDPKDYPWTMGWQPSYQDEARVYAKYIMKQKPDAKVAVLYQNDDFGKDYLKGLKDAFGDKASMIIAEEAYETSEPTIDSRIVKLKAAGADTLISITTPKFAAQAIKKAAEIAWTPLHILSNVSASLGGVMQPAGFENSQGIVSASYLKDGADPQWDKDGGMQKFTAFLKTSYPDGNKLDGATEFGYAAAQTMVKVLQMCGDDLTRANIMKQAASLKEFVPDTLLPGISINTSATDFAPIKQLQLMRFKGERWELFGDIISANLSN